The Candidatus Binatus sp. genomic interval CGATTTTCTCGATCTCGAGCGCCGCCCGTGACCTCGGCTCGCCATCCGTCATTTCGAACGCAGTGAGAAATCCCGGATTACTTCTTGGCGTTCACGACGAATTGGCCGCCGACGTGCGCCGGATGCAACTGGCATGAGTACGGAAAGACGCCAGTTTTGTCCGCGACGAACGTGATCGTCTTGGGCGTGCCGCGAGCCACGACTTCCGTGATGTTGTAGCCGGGGATCGTGAAGCCGTGCTGATTCGACGAGCCCGGCACCTGGTTCTTGAGCGTGAGCTTTACCTTGTCGCCCTGATCGACGGTGATCGTGCTGGGCAGCCAGAATTTGACGTCATTGGCTTCTACCGAAACTATCGTAAAGGCCTTGGTGCCGGGCTCTTCCATCGTGGCGGTGGTGGCCCCGGCGGCGGGCGGCGCGTCGGCGGCGATGGTTCGAACCGCGCCGGCCAGCATGAATATTCCAACGCTCGCAAGCAGCGCCATTTTCTTGAGGATCAATTTGCTCATCGAGAGATCTCCTTGTTCAGGAAGACGATACATGGTGTCGGCGCGCGCCGCGAACCTTATCCATTGAAACGTTTGGCGAGTTTGCGCCATTCGGCGTCGTCGGTACCCGGGCGATAGGGAATATAAAAAGCGAGGCGGTCAAGCAATCCGTCGTAGCGCGCCATCACCTTGTCATGGATGTCGTCGAAGGTGCCGGACACGGTGTACACGTCGAGCATCTCGTCGGTGATCTCTTTGGCCATCGCGGCCCATTCGCCCTTGGCCGCTTTCTCATTGAGGCGCTGCGCCACGTCGCCCCATCCGTGCATATCGAGCACGATCTTGTAGGTGCGCGTCGATGCGTAAAACGAAATTTGCTGCCGCACCGCTTCGCGGTTCTTTTTGATTTCGTCCTGATTGCGGCCGACGATCACGAAGGCGGTCGTCTGTATCGTGAAGTCGTTGCGCGAGCGGCCGGATTTCGCGAGTCCCTTCTCGACGTTAGGCAGCACGTATTCGCGCAGATACTTGGGCGAGTTGAACGGATGCGCGTGCAGGCCGTCGCACAATTCGCCGGCGAGCCGAATGATGTGCTCGTTCACGCCGGCGATATGGATCGGGATGTTCGTGAAGGTATGCTTGGCCGGCGTGAAGAACGGCGTCATCAGCGAGAAGTGGTAGAACTTGCCCTGGTAGGACAGCTTCGCGCCGCCTTCCGACCAGCACTTGAAAATCGCGCGCATCGACTGGAGGTATTCGCGCAATTTCGGCACCGGCGCTTCCCACTTGGTGCTGTAGCGGCGCTCGATGTGGCCTTTCACTTGAGTGCCAAGGCCGACGATGAAGCGGCCTTCCGAAAGCCCGGCCAGGTCCCACGCGCTGGCGGCAGTGATCATCGGGCTTCGCGGGAACGCGATCGCGACCGAGGTGCCGACTTTGATGCTCTTGGTGTGTTCGGCGGCGATCGCCGACGCCAGAAAGGCGTCGTTGCCGGCTTCGGGAATCCACAACGCGTCGAAGCCTGCGTCTTCGGCGGCGCGGGCGGCGGCTGGAACTTCGCGCAAATGGCGGGTCGAGAGACCAGTGTCGAGTTTCATACGATTTTCACTCCAATATTTTCGCGATGCGGCGCCCCGATGCTAACAAAGCGGATGCGGGGCGGGAAAGCGTCGCGCGAACGCCGTCAGCGCGGACGGACGCGGCTCTGAATCACGTCGAGCACGCGGCGTGGATAATCCGAGATGAGTCCATCGGCGCCGAGGTCGAGCAGTTCGCGCATTTCGGCCGGGTCATTGACGGTCCAGACGTGGACCTCGAGGCCGAGGCTGTGCGCGAACGCGACGCTCTCGGCGGTGACCAGATCCCACGACTCGTAACGACGCGGAATCTGCAGGGCGGCGCCGGGCGGACGGTAGTTGGGGTCGCGCGACGCCATCGCCTGCAGAAAGAATCCCGACTCGAAGTAGGAAAAGTTGGTCGGGATATCGGGCGCGAGGCGGCGAATCTCGTCGAGCGGCTCCTGATGCTCGCTCGCGACCAGCACCCGTCGGCGCATCCCGGCGCTATCGATCACCGCCAGCATTGGCTCGACCAGGCTCGGCGCCACCTGCTTGACCTCTACGATGGCGCAGATCTGTGGGAAGGTCGCGAGCACCTCCTCGAGGCGGGGTACCTGCACGCCCTGGTTCCGGAAAGGAAACCTCGCGCCGTCGAGCGAGAAATTCTTTCCGGCGTCGACTTTTGCAAGCTCGGTGTAAGTCATCGCGCGTATAAAGCGATCGTCGCCGCCCATGCGCATTAGATTGTCGTCGTGGCTGACGGCCACTTCGCCGTCGCGGGTCATGTGAATGTCGAACTCGATGTACGGCGCGCCCGCATCGATCGCGGCGCGAAAAGAGACGAGGGTGTTCTCGGGGTGGGTACCCGCGCTGCCACGATGCCCAATCGCCCGCGGCGTCGGACTCGCGAAGAAGTCGGTATTCACGTTGGCAAGGCCTGGATCGAAGCGAATGAGCGCCACTTGAGGCGGCCAATTGCGTTAACCGGATCGGCGAGGTTGCCGCGTGGGGTACCGGTATTAGAGGGCGCCCTCGAATTCGACGTCGGATACATTGCGAACCGAGCGACGAGCCTCGGCGCGGGCCGACGAGCGCGACGAACGCCGATTCTTCAGGCGCTTTATCGACACGTGATAAAGGTCGCCAAACTTGGAAATCGCGGGCTTGCGGCTGTCCGCCGAGACGTCACGGCTGCCGAGGTCGGGCAGCTTGGCGAGCATCGACTGGTAGCGGCCCTTGATGTTGTTGAAGAGCGCCTGCATCCGAGGCGAAACGGGGTGATTCTCACCTATCTTCTCGTTCAGCGGATTGACGTACTCGCCCCGCTTCTCCATCGCGAAATGCAGATGCGGACCGGTCGAGAGTCCAGTCGAGCCGACAAAGCCGATGACCTGACCGACGTGAACGTAGCTGTCGGGTTTCAGGCCCGGGCTGATCTTCGAAAGGTGGCCATAGATGCTCACCATATCGTGCGCGTGCCCGATTCGAACGCAGTTGCCAAGCTCACCCGCCCATCCGGCGCTTTCGATCTTGCCGTCCGCGACCGCCTTGACCGGCTCGCCGAGCTGCGCGACCAGATCGACGCCGACATGCGGCCTGAAAGCGTGCAGCACCGGATGGTAACGGTGGAAGCTGAAGCCGGACGAAATGTACTTGAAATTGACCGGGAAGCGCAGGAACTGCGGCCCGAGGACGCGCCCCTTTTCATCGTATAGATGTGGGCGGCCGTGCTCGTCGCGAAACGAGATTGCCATCAGCGTGCGGCTGCCGAAGCGAATCTGCGCCGCCTCGACCTCCTGCGCCTGGGTGTAGGTGCCGTCGCGGCTGACCTTCTCATGATAGATCAGCTTGACGGCCGCGCCGGGGGCGAGACGGGCCAGGTCGTGGCGGTCGGCGAAAGCATCCTCGAGCGACTCGATAATCGGCGCGGGAATCCCATTTTCGGCGGCGGCGCGACGGAAACTATCCTTCACGGCGAAGGTCAGGTTGATGGGCTTGGTGATGTACTGAATCGGCTGGACGGTCGCCTTGATGATGCCTGCACCGAGGCTGGCCTCGGTGACGGCCATCCGGTCGTCGAGGTCGTATTTCAGGCCGCGCATTTCGCCCGACTCGGGATCCTTATAAATAGTCAGGGGATGGCCCTTCTGAAACAGGCTATTCTGGCTGGCGCGCTTGAAGGGAGCGGACCATTCGCGGATTTCGTCCCGCTCCAGGCCGGCTTCGCGGAGATAACTCTCGATCGGCGCGGTCCGCTCGAGCGTCGTGCTAATCGTGATGGAAGGCGGGGCGGGATCGACGTACTCGGAGTCTTCGTAGCTGTCGGCGTAGTCGCGGCCAGCCTCCATCCGGTCGAGCGGAGGCGAAATAGATTGAGGATTTGCCTGGAAAAAAAGATGCACAGAGGCAATCGTAGCGAGCAAAGCCACGATAATGGCCGTTATTGCACGAGGCACGGCCGGTTCGATTCTCCCCCGAGAATACACGCAGGCGAAGTTAAGTCATTTGGATAGTCAACGCAACACTTCCGAATCATTTCGATGCACAGCCGGTTATCCAGAGCACGAGGCAACTGTTTGAGTGTTATATGGAAAGTTATGATAAGCAGTCGTGTCCAAATTTGAGCATCCGATGGTGATCGGGCTTGACCTGGGACGACGGCGAATCGGAGTCGCGATAGCGGAGACGGACGGCAACGGTGCGTATCCACTAGGCACCATCGACCGGAGTTCGTTCAAGCGCGATCTTGACGCGCTGGTGGCGATGCTCGCGGGGCGCGCGGTGGACGCGGTCGTCGTCGGGCTGCCGCTCAGCATGGACGGTAGCGAAAACGAGGCGGCGCGCTCGGCGCGGGCCTATGGCGAACGGATTGCCGGAGCGCTCGGGGTGAAGGTCGAGATGTTCGACGAGCGCCTGACCAGCTTCGAGGCCGAGGAGCGCCTCAAAACGATGCCGATCAGGCGAGGCTCGAAGCGGGCGGCGATCGACGCAATTGCGGCGACGGTGATCCTCGAGGGATGGCTGCAGGCGCGCGCCGCGAAGAAATCGTGAGCGAGGGTCGATTGAATTTCCGTGCTAGCATGGAATCTGGCGGTGGCGCTCGACTTCGACGAGTCGGCGCGACAACTCCGAGTGCATCGCGATGCTCACACTATCCAGCAGGAAGACCCTGGTAGCGGCGACGGCGCTGGTCGCGCTCGCCGGCTTCGCGATCGTCTCATACTGCTGGTGGAGTCCGACCGAGCGATTCGCAACACAACGAGAAGTCTCGATTGAAAAGGGCGAGCCATTCGCGCGGATATCGCGCAAGCTGGCCGACGCGGGCGTGGTCAGGAGCGCGTGGGCGCTCAAACTCTACGGGCATCTGAGCGGCACCGCGCGGCGCATCAAGCCGGGCGACTACGCATTCAAGGGCGGCGAGCGAATCTCCGACGTGATGGGGCATTTGGTGCGTGGCGACTTCATGATCGTTACGGTGACGATTCCGGAGGGCCTGACGGTGCATCAGATTGCCGAGAAGGTCGCAGGCGCTGGACTGGTCTGCCAGGAGGAATTCGAGCGGGCGGCCCGCGACGGAAAACTGGTGCGCGCGCTCGGTCTCAGGCCGCTCGGCGCGGAAGGGTATCTCTTCCCCGCGACGTACCGATTCTCGCCGCACGCGACCATCGACCAGGTGCTGGCCGCGATGCTCACGCGGTTCTACCGGGTGCTGACGCCGGCGGTCGAGGAGCGGATGTTCGAGCTGGATTTGACTCCGCGCGAGCTGGTGACGATGGCGTCGATCGTCGAGAAGGAGGCGAAGGCGCCCGAGGAGCGGCCGGTGATCGCGGGCGTGTTCTACAACCGGCTGCGGCTCAAGATGCCGCTCCAGTCCGATCCGACGGCTGAGTACCGCTTGAGCGGCGACGAGAGCGATTCGGCGGTGAGCGCGGTGCATACGGAGTCGGCGTTCAACACGTACGATTTTGCCGGCTTGCCGCCGGGGCCGATCGCGAATCCGGGACTCAAGTCGATCGAGGCGGCGCTGCATCCGCAGCAGACCGATTTTTTGTATTTTGTCGCGCGCGACGATGGCACGCACGAATTCTCGAAGTCATTCGATCAGCATCGCCGCGCGATTGCGAGTATCAGGAAGGCTTCAGCACAGTCCGGCGCTGTCGAGCGTCGATAAGCCAGTCGCGTTCGCGCCAGCTTCGATATAACTTTATCCACGTGGCGAATCCGGTCGAGATAATCGGCGAGAGCAGTCGCCGGATTGCGCGCCTCGCCGCGATTCGGACGATGCTGGCGGCGCTGGGGCCCGCGATCGCTGCGATCGCGATCGGCCTGCTGCTCGGCGCGATCGGGCATTTGACGTGGGCGCGCTATGGTTACGCACTGTCGCCCGATCGCGAAGAGGCGCTTAGGGCCGCGTTCGTGCTCGCGGGAATCGCGGCGCTGTTGGCCGGCGCCGCGATGGCCTATCGCGCGTATCGGAAGGCCGACGATTTTATCGCCACCGCGGCTGAGCTCGATCTTCGCCTCGCCGGCAAGGAACAGATCACCACGCTCGCGAACCTCGCCAACCCCGCCGCGATGGAGAGCGGGCGAGCGCGGCGCACCCCGCTGTTCCCGGTTCTGTGGCGGCGCGCGATCATGTATTTCGAGGGCTTCGATCCTGCGCGCGAGTTCAAGCTCGAAGTCGGCGAGCCGCTCAAGCGATCATCGATGCTGGCGGGCGTGGTTGCGCTCGCGATGATGCTCGCGACGCTCGGACTCGTACGCGCGCCGTCGCCGGAGCAGCATCTTGCGGGCACGCTGCGCGGTCTTGCAGAAGAGATCGCGCGCACCGCCACATCTACGGACGACTCGGCGTTGGCGGAGAAAATTCGCGAAGCGGCCGACGCGCTCGAGAATCCCAAGCTGCCACCCGAAGAGAAAAAGAAGCGCATCCAGGAAGCGATGCAGCAGGCGGCGCACGCCGACGAGAAGCGCCACAATAGTCAAAACGGCAAGGACCAGGGTACCGGCCAATCCAAATCGCAGTCCGCTAAAGGCAACGGCAAAGATCAAAGCCAGAGCAAAGCGAGCGGCGGCAGCGGCGAAGGTAAAAGCGAGACTGGAGAAGGCAAGAGCGAAGCCGGCAAGGGACAATCCGGGACGGGCGGCGGCAAGGGCGAAGGCAAATCCGAATCGGCGAAGAACGACAAGGGGCAAGGCGCCGGCAAAAATAATCAGAACGGGAAAAACGACAAACGCGATCAGCAGAGTATCGAGCTGCAGAACAATCTCGCCAAGGCCGACGCGCAGATCGAAACTGCCAACGCGAAGAATCTTGGGCCGGACAATCAACCCGGCGAGGACAAGAACAAAGGCAACGCCAACAAGCCCGGCGACAATCAAAATCGACCAGGCGGCGGCCAGCCCGATCCAAACAAGCCGGGCGATGTCCCGAAGCCGGGCGCCAACGGCGATCGCAACGTCGCGAGCGCGGGCAATCCCAAGGACAACAAGGACAACCGCGATCGCGGCTCGAATCTCGGCGATACTCATCTCGGCGAGATGCCGGCGGCCGGGAACTATCAGAAATATCTGAAGCCGGGTGAGAAAGGCGCGACGGTCGATATCAAGGATGCGCGCTACGTGATGTTCCGCTTGCCGGGCGCGCCCGCCTCCGGCGACGGCGGCAAAACCGTGCTCGATACCGAACGGCCGCGGGCCTCGACCGCCTACGTCAACGCGCCGCTCGCGCCGAGCAGTGACAACGCGCCGCCGGACGAGCGCCAGTTGGTGCCGCCGCGCTATCGCGACATGATTCGTTAACGGGTAAAGGAGAACGGATGGGAGCGGTTGCTCAA includes:
- a CDS encoding cupredoxin domain-containing protein, which produces MSKLILKKMALLASVGIFMLAGAVRTIAADAPPAAGATTATMEEPGTKAFTIVSVEANDVKFWLPSTITVDQGDKVKLTLKNQVPGSSNQHGFTIPGYNITEVVARGTPKTITFVADKTGVFPYSCQLHPAHVGGQFVVNAKK
- a CDS encoding TIGR03617 family F420-dependent LLM class oxidoreductase gives rise to the protein MKLDTGLSTRHLREVPAAARAAEDAGFDALWIPEAGNDAFLASAIAAEHTKSIKVGTSVAIAFPRSPMITAASAWDLAGLSEGRFIVGLGTQVKGHIERRYSTKWEAPVPKLREYLQSMRAIFKCWSEGGAKLSYQGKFYHFSLMTPFFTPAKHTFTNIPIHIAGVNEHIIRLAGELCDGLHAHPFNSPKYLREYVLPNVEKGLAKSGRSRNDFTIQTTAFVIVGRNQDEIKKNREAVRQQISFYASTRTYKIVLDMHGWGDVAQRLNEKAAKGEWAAMAKEITDEMLDVYTVSGTFDDIHDKVMARYDGLLDRLAFYIPYRPGTDDAEWRKLAKRFNG
- a CDS encoding glycerophosphodiester phosphodiesterase, with protein sequence MALIRFDPGLANVNTDFFASPTPRAIGHRGSAGTHPENTLVSFRAAIDAGAPYIEFDIHMTRDGEVAVSHDDNLMRMGGDDRFIRAMTYTELAKVDAGKNFSLDGARFPFRNQGVQVPRLEEVLATFPQICAIVEVKQVAPSLVEPMLAVIDSAGMRRRVLVASEHQEPLDEIRRLAPDIPTNFSYFESGFFLQAMASRDPNYRPPGAALQIPRRYESWDLVTAESVAFAHSLGLEVHVWTVNDPAEMRELLDLGADGLISDYPRRVLDVIQSRVRPR
- a CDS encoding M23 family metallopeptidase; this translates as MEAGRDYADSYEDSEYVDPAPPSITISTTLERTAPIESYLREAGLERDEIREWSAPFKRASQNSLFQKGHPLTIYKDPESGEMRGLKYDLDDRMAVTEASLGAGIIKATVQPIQYITKPINLTFAVKDSFRRAAAENGIPAPIIESLEDAFADRHDLARLAPGAAVKLIYHEKVSRDGTYTQAQEVEAAQIRFGSRTLMAISFRDEHGRPHLYDEKGRVLGPQFLRFPVNFKYISSGFSFHRYHPVLHAFRPHVGVDLVAQLGEPVKAVADGKIESAGWAGELGNCVRIGHAHDMVSIYGHLSKISPGLKPDSYVHVGQVIGFVGSTGLSTGPHLHFAMEKRGEYVNPLNEKIGENHPVSPRMQALFNNIKGRYQSMLAKLPDLGSRDVSADSRKPAISKFGDLYHVSIKRLKNRRSSRSSARAEARRSVRNVSDVEFEGAL
- the ruvX gene encoding Holliday junction resolvase RuvX, with the translated sequence MSKFEHPMVIGLDLGRRRIGVAIAETDGNGAYPLGTIDRSSFKRDLDALVAMLAGRAVDAVVVGLPLSMDGSENEAARSARAYGERIAGALGVKVEMFDERLTSFEAEERLKTMPIRRGSKRAAIDAIAATVILEGWLQARAAKKS
- the mltG gene encoding endolytic transglycosylase MltG, which translates into the protein MLTLSSRKTLVAATALVALAGFAIVSYCWWSPTERFATQREVSIEKGEPFARISRKLADAGVVRSAWALKLYGHLSGTARRIKPGDYAFKGGERISDVMGHLVRGDFMIVTVTIPEGLTVHQIAEKVAGAGLVCQEEFERAARDGKLVRALGLRPLGAEGYLFPATYRFSPHATIDQVLAAMLTRFYRVLTPAVEERMFELDLTPRELVTMASIVEKEAKAPEERPVIAGVFYNRLRLKMPLQSDPTAEYRLSGDESDSAVSAVHTESAFNTYDFAGLPPGPIANPGLKSIEAALHPQQTDFLYFVARDDGTHEFSKSFDQHRRAIASIRKASAQSGAVERR